In the Bombus pyrosoma isolate SC7728 linkage group LG15, ASM1482585v1, whole genome shotgun sequence genome, one interval contains:
- the LOC122575882 gene encoding carbonic anhydrase 7-like — MSLTTEANDSYKQDAKLLRDLLDTEDALESPIDLDIGRMTIIELDPLKWIGIDVAPRKLKLTNTGLTVILSAKWPDGRPYLSGGPYEGNYVFAQVHFHWGENEMKGSEHSVDGASMAMELHVVYFKEEYETLELALRRPSGVTVLVITPRLYLVTG, encoded by the exons AAGCGAATGACAGTTACAAACAGGATGCCAAGTTGCTTCGAGACTTGCTCGATACCGAAGATGCGTTAGAATCTCCGATCGATTTAGACATTGGCCGTATGACAATTATCGAGTTGGATCCATTGAAGTGGATCGGTATTGATGTAGCAccgagaaaattgaaacttaCTAATACAGGATTAACGG TAATTTTGAGCGCGAAATGGCCGGATGGACGTCCTTATCTTTCCGGAGGACCGTACGAAGGAAACTATGTGTTTGCGCAAGTTCACTTTCATTGGGGAGAGAATGAAATGAAAGGCAGCGAACACTCTGTGGATGGTGCAAG TATGGCCATGGAACTGCATGTTGTGTATTTCAAGGAAGAATACGAAACATTAGAATTGGCACTTCGACGACCCAGTGGCGTTACTGTTTTG GTAATAACACCACGATTGTACCTAGTTACAGGATGA
- the LOC122575963 gene encoding uncharacterized protein LOC122575963: MKSFKEILSIGLFISLLAKIYTTFAQQCFDDGNEFCIDENDILSIDLLPGSFLFADQQVSDNRTKGSEDAITVDGSIDNALSEMEYHRKRMNEYLCHGYMAEEIVKIMRAPRAKRRLDVAERNDLYNLMDNDNITIHDKLLADEGSSKYKSWLQRRTTLDDVYRHYAPQKKIKKKHGAHNENFEEFDGEVTGYAMQAPLPSGKVGFFDEQNEENDHMLSSSSGHNIFYGPAYGPAYGPAYGHGGDHFLHHTETFPAIHEEHYYAAPIYHDHEEEYHKPYYKGKGNELSIKDFFEIALTALAFLAFGLFIIQLLMNATTNMNTTIATVTNTAKRLRRNAVDGLPLSYASHEELNELSHNVLRSIEAALVADMDFGNCIRKILCENNRRSAQTEDARKIWMPVWSLGMSWVSGRVLKTSTWSAMLDSIKASVLGLGGADCTLLYPDCDLKKERIKRRRRRRK, translated from the exons atgaaatcgtTCAAAGAAATTCTATCTATCGGGCTTTTCATTTCGCTCCTGGCAAAGATTTATACAACTTTTGCGCAACAATGTTTCGACGATGGCaatgaattttgtatcgaCGAGAACGACATACTTTCGATAGATCTGTTGCCTGGATCCTTTTTATTCGCCGATCAACAAGTGAGTGATAACAGAACGAAAGGTTCCGAAGATGCAATAACGGTAGATGGATCCATCGACAACGCTCTAAGTGAAATGGAATATCATAG GAAAAGGATGAACGAATACTTGTGCCACGGCTACATGGCCGAGGAAATAGTGAAGATAATGAGAGCGCCTAGAGCCAAAAGACGTCTCGATGTGGCAGAAAGAAACGATCTGTATAATTTAATGGACAATGACAATATCACTATACACGATAAATTGTTAGCGGACGAAGGAAGTTCAAAGTACAAAAGTTGGTTACAACG AAGGACAACTTTGGACGATGTATATCGGCATTATGCTCCgcaaaagaagataaagaagaagcATGGAGCTCACAACGAAAATTTCGAAGAGTTCGATGGAGAAGTCACGGGTTATGCGATGCAAGCTCCTCTACCTTCTGGTAAAGTTGGCTTCTTCGATGAACAGAACGAGGAAAATG atCATATGCTTTCATCCTCGTCGGGgcacaatatattttatggtCCCGCTTACGGTCCCGCTTACGGTCCCGCTTACGGTCACGGTGGTGATCATTTCTTGCATCACACCGAAACTTTTCCCGCTATACACGAGGAACATTATTACGCCGCTCCGATTTATCACGATCACGAGGAGGAGTACCACAAGCCTTACTACAAAGGAAAGGGAAACGAACTTTCGATAAAAGACTTCTTCGAAATTGCCCTTACAGCTCTGGCGTTTCTAGCTTTTGGATTATTCATTATACAACTATTAATGAACGCTACG ACCAACATGAATACAACCATAGCCACGGTGACGAACACGGCGAAACGTCTGAGAAGGAATGCAGTCGATGGGTTACCTTTATCGTACGCTAGCCACGAAGAATTGAACGAATTATCTCACAACGTTCTGAGAAGCATCGAGGCTGCTCTTGTTGCCGATATGGATTTTGGAAATTGCATTCGCAAAATACTTTGCGAGAATAATCGACGCTCCGCACAAACCGAAGATGCGCGTAAAATCTGGATGCCTGTATGGAG TCTAGGAATGAGTTGGGTGTCCGGCAGGGTGCTGAAAACATCTACATGGTCGGCAATGTTGGATTCTATAAAAGCTTCTGTTCTTGGCCTAGGTGGAGCCGACTGTACACTCTTGTATCCTGACTGCGATCTCAAAAAGGAAAGGATCAAGCGACGCAGAAGACGcagaaagtaa